A genomic window from Physeter macrocephalus isolate SW-GA unplaced genomic scaffold, ASM283717v5 random_482, whole genome shotgun sequence includes:
- the AP3D1 gene encoding AP-3 complex subunit delta-1 isoform X2, with protein MALKMVKGSIDRMFDKNLQDLVRGIRNHKEDEAKYISQCIDEIKQELKQDNIAVKANAVCKLTYLQMLGYDISWAAFNIIEVMSASKFTFKRIGYLAASQCFHEGTDVIMLTTNQIRKDLSSPSQYDTGVALTGLSCFVTPDLARDLANDIMTLMSHTKPYIRKKAVLIMYKVFLKYPESLRPAFPRLKEKLEDPDPGVQSAAVNVICELARRNPKNYLSLAPLFFKLMTSSTNNWVLIKIIKLFGALTPLEPRLGKKLIEPLTNLIHSTSAMSLLYECVNTVIAVLISLSSGMPNHSASIQLCVQKLRILIEDSDQNLKYLGLLAMSKILRTHPKSVQAHKDLVLQCLDDKDESIRLRALDLLYGMVSKKNLMEIVKKLMTHVDKAEGTTYRDELLTKIIDICSQSNYQHITNFEWYISILVELTRLEGTRHGHLIAAQMLDVAIRVKAIRRFAVSQMSALLDSAHLVASSTQRSGICEVLYAAAWICGEFSEHLQEPQQTLEAMLRPKVTTLPGHIQAVYVQNVVKLYAAILQQKEQAGDAQAAQEVTQLLVERLPQFVQSADLEAQERASCILQLVKHVQKLQARDVPVAEEVSALFAGELNPVAPKAQKKVPVPEGLDLDAWINEPLSDSESEDEKPKAIFHDEEPRHAKQRPPEADEQELARRREARKQEQANNPFYIKSSPSPQKRYQDAPGVDHIPVVQIDLSVPLKVPGMPMSDQYVKLEEERRHRQRLEKDKRKRKKRERERRGARRHTSLHTESDEDITPAQRVDIVTEEMPENALPSDEDDKDPNDPYRALDIDLDKPLADSEKLPVQKHRDAETSKSPERQDVTVMEKKSKKPKRKEKKHKEKEREKRKEEAEKEEPGVNTAVTAPKEEQEEPRGEEQDAGEDGEQDLEKKPSKHKKKKHKKDKEERSKDKKKSKKRAPPREGEAEPVENGALDEEPLPSMSSYSLLAENSYIKMTYDVQGSLQKDSQVTVSMVLENQSSSFLKNMELNVLDSLNARLARPEGSSVHDGVPVPFQLPPGISNEAQFVFTIQSIVTAQKLKGTLSFIAKNDEGSTHEKLDFKLHFTCTSYLVTTPCYSDAFAKLLESGDLSMSSVKVDGISMSFQNVLAKICFHHHFSVVERVDSCASMYSRSIQGHHVCLLVKKGEKSVSVDGKCSDSTLLSNVLEEMKETLAKC; from the exons gcaAAATATATCTCTCAGTGCATCGATGAAATCAAGCAAGAGCTGAAGCAAGACAACATTGCGGTGAAAGCAAACGCGGTCTGCAAGCTGACCTAC CTGCAGATGCTAGGATATGACATCAGCTGGGCCGCCTTCAACATCATAGAAGTGATGAGCGCCTCCAAGTTCACATTCAAG CGAATTGGCTACCTCGCTGCTTCCCAGTGCTTTCACGAAGGGACCGACGTCATCATGCTGACCACCAACCAGATCCGCAAG gACCTGAGCAGCCCCAGCCAGTACGACACTGGCGTTGCGCTGACTGGCCTGTCCTGTTTTGTTACCCCAGATCTTGCCAGAGACTTGGCCAATGACATCATGACACTG ATGTCACACACCAAGCCGTACATCCGGAAGAAGGCTGTGCTGATCATGTACAAGGTGTTCCTGAAGTACCCTGAGTCTCTGCGCCCCGCCTTTCCCCGCCTGAAGGAGAAGCTGGAGGACCCCGATCCCG GGGTCCAGTCGGCGGCAGTCAACGTCATCTGTGAGCTGGCCAGACGTAACCCCAAGAACTACCTTTCCCTCGCTCCGCTCTTCTTCAAGCTCATGACCTCCTCCACCAACAACTGGGTCCTCATTAAGATTATCAAACTG TTTGGTGCTCTGACCCCCTTGGAGCCAAGGTTGGGTAAGAAGCTGATTGAGCCTCTCACCAACCTGATCCACAG CACGTCTGCCATGTCCCTTCTCTACGAGTGTGTCAACACCGTCATCGCAG TGCTCATCTCGCTGTCGTCTGGCATGCCCAACCATAGTGCCAGCATCCAG CTCTGTGTTCAGAAACTGCGGATATTAATTGAAGACTCTGATCAGAACT TGAAGTACCTGGGGCTCCTGGCCATGTCCAAGATCCTGAGGACGCACCCCAAGTCTGTGCAGGCACACAAGGATCTTGTCCTGCAGTGCCTGGACGACAAGGACGAGTCCATCCGGCTGCGGGCCCTCGACCTCCTGTACGGCATG gtgtCCAAGAAGAACCTGATGGAGATCGTCAAAAAGCTGATGACCCACGTGGACAAGGCCGAGGGCACGACCTACCGCGACGAGCTGCTCACCAAGATCATCGACATCTGCAGCCAGTCCAACTACCAGCACATCACCAACTTCGAGTG GTACATCAGCATCCTGGTGGAGCTGACCCGGCTGGAGGGCACCCGCCATGGCCACCTCATCGCCGCCCAGATGCTGGATGTGGCCATCCGCGTGAAGGCCATCCGCCGGTTTGCCGTGTCGCAGATGTCCGCGCTGCTCGACAGCGCCCACCTGGTGGCCAGCAGCACCCAGCGCAGCGGCATCTGCGAGGTGCTCTACGCGGCCGCCTGGATCTGCGGGGAGTTCTCCGA GCACCTACAGGAGCCCCAGCAGACCCTGGAGGCCATGCTGCGGCCCAAAGTCACCACCCTGCCGGGCCACATCCAGGCCGTGTACGTGCAGAACGTGGTCAAGCTGTACGCAGCCATCCTGCAGCAGAAGGAGCAGGCCGGGGATGCGCAGGCGGCCCAGGAGGTCACGCAGCTCCTAGTGGAGCGGCTGCCCCAGTTTGTGCAGAGCGCGGACCTGGAAGCCCAGGAGCGG gcatCCTGCATCTTGCAGCTGGTCAAGCACGTCCAGAAGCTCCAGGCCAGGGATGTGCCGGTGGCAGAAGAAGTGAGCGCCCTCTTTGCTGGGGAGCTGAACCCGGTGGCTCCCAAGGCACAGAAGAAGGTTCCGGTCCCCGAAGG CCTGGACCTGGACGCCTGGATCAATGAGCCGCTCTCGGACAGCGAGTCTGAGGATGAGAAGCCCAAGGCCATCTTCCACGACGAGGAGCCACGGCACGCCAAGCAGCGGCCGCCCGAGGCGGACGAGCAGGAACTGGCCCGG CGCCGCGAGGCCCGGAAGCAGGAGCAGGCCAACAACCCATTCTACATCAAGAGTTCCCCGTCCCCCCAAAAG CGGTACCAGGATGCGCCAGGTGTGGACCACATTCCCGTGGTGCAGATTGACCTCTCGGTGCCCTTGAAGGTGCCAG GGATGCCCATGTCAGACCAGTACGTGAAGCTGGAGGAAGAGCGGCGGCACCGGCAGAGGCTGGAGAAGgacaagagaaagaggaagaagagggagcgGGAGAGGCGGGGTGCCCGGCGCCACACCTCGCTGCACACGGAGAGCGACGAGGACATCACCCCCGCCCAGCGTGTGGACATCGTCACCGAGGAGATGCCCGAG AACGCCCTGCCCAGCGACGAGGACGACAAAGACCCCAACGACCCCTACAGGGCCCTGGACATCGACTTGGACAA GCCCCTAGCCGACAGCGAGAAGCTGCCCGTCCAGAAACACAGAGACGCTGAGACCTCCAAGTCCCCGGAGAGACAGGACGTCACTGTCAtggaaaagaagagcaagaagcccaagaggaaggagaagaagcaCAAGGAGAAAGAgcgagagaagaggaaggaggaggcggAGAAG GAAGAGCCCGGCGTGAACACCGCGGTCACTGCCCctaaggaggagcaggaggagccCAGGGGAGAGGAGCAGGATGCCGGCGAGGACGGGGAGCAGGACCTCGAGAAG AAACCTTCCAAGCAtaagaagaagaaacacaagaaGGACAAGGAGGAGCGGTCTAAAGACAAGAAGAAATCCAAGAAGAGGGCGCCTCCAAGGGAAGGGGAGGCCGAGCCCGTGGAGAATGGCGCGCTTGATGAGGAGCCCCTCCCG TCCATGTCTAGCTACTCTCTCCTGGCTGAAAATTCTTACATCAAGATG ACGTACGACGTGCAGGGCAGCCTGCAGAAGGACAGCCAGGTCACGGTGTCCATGGTCCTGGAGAACCAGAGCAGCAGCTTCCTCAAGAACATGGAGCTCAACGTGCTGGACTCGCTCAATGCCCGGCTGGCCCGGCCAGAGGGCTCCTCGGTCCACGACGGTGTCCCCGTGCCTTTCCAGCTGCCCCCTG GCATCTCCAACGAAGCCCAGTTTGTGTTCACCATTCAGAGCATTGTCACGGCGCAGAAGCTCAAAGGAACCCTGTCTTTCATCGCCAAG AATGACGAAGGTTCCACCCATGAGAAGCTGGACTTCAAGCTGCACTTCACCTGCACCTCGTACTTGGTCACCACGCCATGCTACAG TGACGCGTTTGCGAAGTTGTTGGAGTCCGGGGACCTGAGCATGAGCTCAGTCAAGGTTGATGGCATTAGTATGTCCTTCCAGAACGTTCTGGCAAAGATCTGTTTTCACCACCATTTTTCCG TTGTGGAGCGGGTGGACTCCTGCGCCTCCATGTACAGCCGTTCCATCCAGGGCCACCACGTCTGCCTCCTGGTGAAGAAG GGTGAGAAGTCGGTGTCGGTGGACGGGAAGTGCAGCGATTCAACGCTGCTGAGCAACGTGCTGGAGGAGATGAAGGAAACGCTGGCCAAATGCTGA
- the AP3D1 gene encoding AP-3 complex subunit delta-1 isoform X1, whose protein sequence is MALKMVKGSIDRMFDKNLQDLVRGIRNHKEDEAKYISQCIDEIKQELKQDNIAVKANAVCKLTYLQMLGYDISWAAFNIIEVMSASKFTFKRIGYLAASQCFHEGTDVIMLTTNQIRKDLSSPSQYDTGVALTGLSCFVTPDLARDLANDIMTLMSHTKPYIRKKAVLIMYKVFLKYPESLRPAFPRLKEKLEDPDPGVQSAAVNVICELARRNPKNYLSLAPLFFKLMTSSTNNWVLIKIIKLFGALTPLEPRLGKKLIEPLTNLIHSTSAMSLLYECVNTVIAVLISLSSGMPNHSASIQLCVQKLRILIEDSDQNLKYLGLLAMSKILRTHPKSVQAHKDLVLQCLDDKDESIRLRALDLLYGMVSKKNLMEIVKKLMTHVDKAEGTTYRDELLTKIIDICSQSNYQHITNFEWYISILVELTRLEGTRHGHLIAAQMLDVAIRVKAIRRFAVSQMSALLDSAHLVASSTQRSGICEVLYAAAWICGEFSEHLQEPQQTLEAMLRPKVTTLPGHIQAVYVQNVVKLYAAILQQKEQAGDAQAAQEVTQLLVERLPQFVQSADLEAQERASCILQLVKHVQKLQARDVPVAEEVSALFAGELNPVAPKAQKKVPVPEGLDLDAWINEPLSDSESEDEKPKAIFHDEEPRHAKQRPPEADEQELARRREARKQEQANNPFYIKSSPSPQKRYQDAPGVDHIPVVQIDLSVPLKVPGMPMSDQYVKLEEERRHRQRLEKDKRKRKKRERERRGARRHTSLHTESDEDITPAQRVDIVTEEMPENALPSDEDDKDPNDPYRALDIDLDKPLADSEKLPVQKHRDAETSKSPERQDVTVMEKKSKKPKRKEKKHKEKEREKRKEEAEKGADLDFWLSTTLPAATPAPEEPGVNTAVTAPKEEQEEPRGEEQDAGEDGEQDLEKKPSKHKKKKHKKDKEERSKDKKKSKKRAPPREGEAEPVENGALDEEPLPSMSSYSLLAENSYIKMTYDVQGSLQKDSQVTVSMVLENQSSSFLKNMELNVLDSLNARLARPEGSSVHDGVPVPFQLPPGISNEAQFVFTIQSIVTAQKLKGTLSFIAKNDEGSTHEKLDFKLHFTCTSYLVTTPCYSDAFAKLLESGDLSMSSVKVDGISMSFQNVLAKICFHHHFSVVERVDSCASMYSRSIQGHHVCLLVKKGEKSVSVDGKCSDSTLLSNVLEEMKETLAKC, encoded by the exons gcaAAATATATCTCTCAGTGCATCGATGAAATCAAGCAAGAGCTGAAGCAAGACAACATTGCGGTGAAAGCAAACGCGGTCTGCAAGCTGACCTAC CTGCAGATGCTAGGATATGACATCAGCTGGGCCGCCTTCAACATCATAGAAGTGATGAGCGCCTCCAAGTTCACATTCAAG CGAATTGGCTACCTCGCTGCTTCCCAGTGCTTTCACGAAGGGACCGACGTCATCATGCTGACCACCAACCAGATCCGCAAG gACCTGAGCAGCCCCAGCCAGTACGACACTGGCGTTGCGCTGACTGGCCTGTCCTGTTTTGTTACCCCAGATCTTGCCAGAGACTTGGCCAATGACATCATGACACTG ATGTCACACACCAAGCCGTACATCCGGAAGAAGGCTGTGCTGATCATGTACAAGGTGTTCCTGAAGTACCCTGAGTCTCTGCGCCCCGCCTTTCCCCGCCTGAAGGAGAAGCTGGAGGACCCCGATCCCG GGGTCCAGTCGGCGGCAGTCAACGTCATCTGTGAGCTGGCCAGACGTAACCCCAAGAACTACCTTTCCCTCGCTCCGCTCTTCTTCAAGCTCATGACCTCCTCCACCAACAACTGGGTCCTCATTAAGATTATCAAACTG TTTGGTGCTCTGACCCCCTTGGAGCCAAGGTTGGGTAAGAAGCTGATTGAGCCTCTCACCAACCTGATCCACAG CACGTCTGCCATGTCCCTTCTCTACGAGTGTGTCAACACCGTCATCGCAG TGCTCATCTCGCTGTCGTCTGGCATGCCCAACCATAGTGCCAGCATCCAG CTCTGTGTTCAGAAACTGCGGATATTAATTGAAGACTCTGATCAGAACT TGAAGTACCTGGGGCTCCTGGCCATGTCCAAGATCCTGAGGACGCACCCCAAGTCTGTGCAGGCACACAAGGATCTTGTCCTGCAGTGCCTGGACGACAAGGACGAGTCCATCCGGCTGCGGGCCCTCGACCTCCTGTACGGCATG gtgtCCAAGAAGAACCTGATGGAGATCGTCAAAAAGCTGATGACCCACGTGGACAAGGCCGAGGGCACGACCTACCGCGACGAGCTGCTCACCAAGATCATCGACATCTGCAGCCAGTCCAACTACCAGCACATCACCAACTTCGAGTG GTACATCAGCATCCTGGTGGAGCTGACCCGGCTGGAGGGCACCCGCCATGGCCACCTCATCGCCGCCCAGATGCTGGATGTGGCCATCCGCGTGAAGGCCATCCGCCGGTTTGCCGTGTCGCAGATGTCCGCGCTGCTCGACAGCGCCCACCTGGTGGCCAGCAGCACCCAGCGCAGCGGCATCTGCGAGGTGCTCTACGCGGCCGCCTGGATCTGCGGGGAGTTCTCCGA GCACCTACAGGAGCCCCAGCAGACCCTGGAGGCCATGCTGCGGCCCAAAGTCACCACCCTGCCGGGCCACATCCAGGCCGTGTACGTGCAGAACGTGGTCAAGCTGTACGCAGCCATCCTGCAGCAGAAGGAGCAGGCCGGGGATGCGCAGGCGGCCCAGGAGGTCACGCAGCTCCTAGTGGAGCGGCTGCCCCAGTTTGTGCAGAGCGCGGACCTGGAAGCCCAGGAGCGG gcatCCTGCATCTTGCAGCTGGTCAAGCACGTCCAGAAGCTCCAGGCCAGGGATGTGCCGGTGGCAGAAGAAGTGAGCGCCCTCTTTGCTGGGGAGCTGAACCCGGTGGCTCCCAAGGCACAGAAGAAGGTTCCGGTCCCCGAAGG CCTGGACCTGGACGCCTGGATCAATGAGCCGCTCTCGGACAGCGAGTCTGAGGATGAGAAGCCCAAGGCCATCTTCCACGACGAGGAGCCACGGCACGCCAAGCAGCGGCCGCCCGAGGCGGACGAGCAGGAACTGGCCCGG CGCCGCGAGGCCCGGAAGCAGGAGCAGGCCAACAACCCATTCTACATCAAGAGTTCCCCGTCCCCCCAAAAG CGGTACCAGGATGCGCCAGGTGTGGACCACATTCCCGTGGTGCAGATTGACCTCTCGGTGCCCTTGAAGGTGCCAG GGATGCCCATGTCAGACCAGTACGTGAAGCTGGAGGAAGAGCGGCGGCACCGGCAGAGGCTGGAGAAGgacaagagaaagaggaagaagagggagcgGGAGAGGCGGGGTGCCCGGCGCCACACCTCGCTGCACACGGAGAGCGACGAGGACATCACCCCCGCCCAGCGTGTGGACATCGTCACCGAGGAGATGCCCGAG AACGCCCTGCCCAGCGACGAGGACGACAAAGACCCCAACGACCCCTACAGGGCCCTGGACATCGACTTGGACAA GCCCCTAGCCGACAGCGAGAAGCTGCCCGTCCAGAAACACAGAGACGCTGAGACCTCCAAGTCCCCGGAGAGACAGGACGTCACTGTCAtggaaaagaagagcaagaagcccaagaggaaggagaagaagcaCAAGGAGAAAGAgcgagagaagaggaaggaggaggcggAGAAG GGTGCGGACTTAGACTTCTGGCTGTCCACCACGCTGCCTGCCGCCACCCCGGCCCCG GAAGAGCCCGGCGTGAACACCGCGGTCACTGCCCctaaggaggagcaggaggagccCAGGGGAGAGGAGCAGGATGCCGGCGAGGACGGGGAGCAGGACCTCGAGAAG AAACCTTCCAAGCAtaagaagaagaaacacaagaaGGACAAGGAGGAGCGGTCTAAAGACAAGAAGAAATCCAAGAAGAGGGCGCCTCCAAGGGAAGGGGAGGCCGAGCCCGTGGAGAATGGCGCGCTTGATGAGGAGCCCCTCCCG TCCATGTCTAGCTACTCTCTCCTGGCTGAAAATTCTTACATCAAGATG ACGTACGACGTGCAGGGCAGCCTGCAGAAGGACAGCCAGGTCACGGTGTCCATGGTCCTGGAGAACCAGAGCAGCAGCTTCCTCAAGAACATGGAGCTCAACGTGCTGGACTCGCTCAATGCCCGGCTGGCCCGGCCAGAGGGCTCCTCGGTCCACGACGGTGTCCCCGTGCCTTTCCAGCTGCCCCCTG GCATCTCCAACGAAGCCCAGTTTGTGTTCACCATTCAGAGCATTGTCACGGCGCAGAAGCTCAAAGGAACCCTGTCTTTCATCGCCAAG AATGACGAAGGTTCCACCCATGAGAAGCTGGACTTCAAGCTGCACTTCACCTGCACCTCGTACTTGGTCACCACGCCATGCTACAG TGACGCGTTTGCGAAGTTGTTGGAGTCCGGGGACCTGAGCATGAGCTCAGTCAAGGTTGATGGCATTAGTATGTCCTTCCAGAACGTTCTGGCAAAGATCTGTTTTCACCACCATTTTTCCG TTGTGGAGCGGGTGGACTCCTGCGCCTCCATGTACAGCCGTTCCATCCAGGGCCACCACGTCTGCCTCCTGGTGAAGAAG GGTGAGAAGTCGGTGTCGGTGGACGGGAAGTGCAGCGATTCAACGCTGCTGAGCAACGTGCTGGAGGAGATGAAGGAAACGCTGGCCAAATGCTGA
- the AP3D1 gene encoding AP-3 complex subunit delta-1 isoform X4, whose translation MTLMSHTKPYIRKKAVLIMYKVFLKYPESLRPAFPRLKEKLEDPDPGVQSAAVNVICELARRNPKNYLSLAPLFFKLMTSSTNNWVLIKIIKLFGALTPLEPRLGKKLIEPLTNLIHSTSAMSLLYECVNTVIAVLISLSSGMPNHSASIQLCVQKLRILIEDSDQNLKYLGLLAMSKILRTHPKSVQAHKDLVLQCLDDKDESIRLRALDLLYGMVSKKNLMEIVKKLMTHVDKAEGTTYRDELLTKIIDICSQSNYQHITNFEWYISILVELTRLEGTRHGHLIAAQMLDVAIRVKAIRRFAVSQMSALLDSAHLVASSTQRSGICEVLYAAAWICGEFSEHLQEPQQTLEAMLRPKVTTLPGHIQAVYVQNVVKLYAAILQQKEQAGDAQAAQEVTQLLVERLPQFVQSADLEAQERASCILQLVKHVQKLQARDVPVAEEVSALFAGELNPVAPKAQKKVPVPEGLDLDAWINEPLSDSESEDEKPKAIFHDEEPRHAKQRPPEADEQELARRREARKQEQANNPFYIKSSPSPQKRYQDAPGVDHIPVVQIDLSVPLKVPGMPMSDQYVKLEEERRHRQRLEKDKRKRKKRERERRGARRHTSLHTESDEDITPAQRVDIVTEEMPENALPSDEDDKDPNDPYRALDIDLDKPLADSEKLPVQKHRDAETSKSPERQDVTVMEKKSKKPKRKEKKHKEKEREKRKEEAEKGADLDFWLSTTLPAATPAPEEPGVNTAVTAPKEEQEEPRGEEQDAGEDGEQDLEKKPSKHKKKKHKKDKEERSKDKKKSKKRAPPREGEAEPVENGALDEEPLPSMSSYSLLAENSYIKMTYDVQGSLQKDSQVTVSMVLENQSSSFLKNMELNVLDSLNARLARPEGSSVHDGVPVPFQLPPGISNEAQFVFTIQSIVTAQKLKGTLSFIAKNDEGSTHEKLDFKLHFTCTSYLVTTPCYSDAFAKLLESGDLSMSSVKVDGISMSFQNVLAKICFHHHFSVVERVDSCASMYSRSIQGHHVCLLVKKGEKSVSVDGKCSDSTLLSNVLEEMKETLAKC comes from the exons ATGACACTG ATGTCACACACCAAGCCGTACATCCGGAAGAAGGCTGTGCTGATCATGTACAAGGTGTTCCTGAAGTACCCTGAGTCTCTGCGCCCCGCCTTTCCCCGCCTGAAGGAGAAGCTGGAGGACCCCGATCCCG GGGTCCAGTCGGCGGCAGTCAACGTCATCTGTGAGCTGGCCAGACGTAACCCCAAGAACTACCTTTCCCTCGCTCCGCTCTTCTTCAAGCTCATGACCTCCTCCACCAACAACTGGGTCCTCATTAAGATTATCAAACTG TTTGGTGCTCTGACCCCCTTGGAGCCAAGGTTGGGTAAGAAGCTGATTGAGCCTCTCACCAACCTGATCCACAG CACGTCTGCCATGTCCCTTCTCTACGAGTGTGTCAACACCGTCATCGCAG TGCTCATCTCGCTGTCGTCTGGCATGCCCAACCATAGTGCCAGCATCCAG CTCTGTGTTCAGAAACTGCGGATATTAATTGAAGACTCTGATCAGAACT TGAAGTACCTGGGGCTCCTGGCCATGTCCAAGATCCTGAGGACGCACCCCAAGTCTGTGCAGGCACACAAGGATCTTGTCCTGCAGTGCCTGGACGACAAGGACGAGTCCATCCGGCTGCGGGCCCTCGACCTCCTGTACGGCATG gtgtCCAAGAAGAACCTGATGGAGATCGTCAAAAAGCTGATGACCCACGTGGACAAGGCCGAGGGCACGACCTACCGCGACGAGCTGCTCACCAAGATCATCGACATCTGCAGCCAGTCCAACTACCAGCACATCACCAACTTCGAGTG GTACATCAGCATCCTGGTGGAGCTGACCCGGCTGGAGGGCACCCGCCATGGCCACCTCATCGCCGCCCAGATGCTGGATGTGGCCATCCGCGTGAAGGCCATCCGCCGGTTTGCCGTGTCGCAGATGTCCGCGCTGCTCGACAGCGCCCACCTGGTGGCCAGCAGCACCCAGCGCAGCGGCATCTGCGAGGTGCTCTACGCGGCCGCCTGGATCTGCGGGGAGTTCTCCGA GCACCTACAGGAGCCCCAGCAGACCCTGGAGGCCATGCTGCGGCCCAAAGTCACCACCCTGCCGGGCCACATCCAGGCCGTGTACGTGCAGAACGTGGTCAAGCTGTACGCAGCCATCCTGCAGCAGAAGGAGCAGGCCGGGGATGCGCAGGCGGCCCAGGAGGTCACGCAGCTCCTAGTGGAGCGGCTGCCCCAGTTTGTGCAGAGCGCGGACCTGGAAGCCCAGGAGCGG gcatCCTGCATCTTGCAGCTGGTCAAGCACGTCCAGAAGCTCCAGGCCAGGGATGTGCCGGTGGCAGAAGAAGTGAGCGCCCTCTTTGCTGGGGAGCTGAACCCGGTGGCTCCCAAGGCACAGAAGAAGGTTCCGGTCCCCGAAGG CCTGGACCTGGACGCCTGGATCAATGAGCCGCTCTCGGACAGCGAGTCTGAGGATGAGAAGCCCAAGGCCATCTTCCACGACGAGGAGCCACGGCACGCCAAGCAGCGGCCGCCCGAGGCGGACGAGCAGGAACTGGCCCGG CGCCGCGAGGCCCGGAAGCAGGAGCAGGCCAACAACCCATTCTACATCAAGAGTTCCCCGTCCCCCCAAAAG CGGTACCAGGATGCGCCAGGTGTGGACCACATTCCCGTGGTGCAGATTGACCTCTCGGTGCCCTTGAAGGTGCCAG GGATGCCCATGTCAGACCAGTACGTGAAGCTGGAGGAAGAGCGGCGGCACCGGCAGAGGCTGGAGAAGgacaagagaaagaggaagaagagggagcgGGAGAGGCGGGGTGCCCGGCGCCACACCTCGCTGCACACGGAGAGCGACGAGGACATCACCCCCGCCCAGCGTGTGGACATCGTCACCGAGGAGATGCCCGAG AACGCCCTGCCCAGCGACGAGGACGACAAAGACCCCAACGACCCCTACAGGGCCCTGGACATCGACTTGGACAA GCCCCTAGCCGACAGCGAGAAGCTGCCCGTCCAGAAACACAGAGACGCTGAGACCTCCAAGTCCCCGGAGAGACAGGACGTCACTGTCAtggaaaagaagagcaagaagcccaagaggaaggagaagaagcaCAAGGAGAAAGAgcgagagaagaggaaggaggaggcggAGAAG GGTGCGGACTTAGACTTCTGGCTGTCCACCACGCTGCCTGCCGCCACCCCGGCCCCG GAAGAGCCCGGCGTGAACACCGCGGTCACTGCCCctaaggaggagcaggaggagccCAGGGGAGAGGAGCAGGATGCCGGCGAGGACGGGGAGCAGGACCTCGAGAAG AAACCTTCCAAGCAtaagaagaagaaacacaagaaGGACAAGGAGGAGCGGTCTAAAGACAAGAAGAAATCCAAGAAGAGGGCGCCTCCAAGGGAAGGGGAGGCCGAGCCCGTGGAGAATGGCGCGCTTGATGAGGAGCCCCTCCCG TCCATGTCTAGCTACTCTCTCCTGGCTGAAAATTCTTACATCAAGATG ACGTACGACGTGCAGGGCAGCCTGCAGAAGGACAGCCAGGTCACGGTGTCCATGGTCCTGGAGAACCAGAGCAGCAGCTTCCTCAAGAACATGGAGCTCAACGTGCTGGACTCGCTCAATGCCCGGCTGGCCCGGCCAGAGGGCTCCTCGGTCCACGACGGTGTCCCCGTGCCTTTCCAGCTGCCCCCTG GCATCTCCAACGAAGCCCAGTTTGTGTTCACCATTCAGAGCATTGTCACGGCGCAGAAGCTCAAAGGAACCCTGTCTTTCATCGCCAAG AATGACGAAGGTTCCACCCATGAGAAGCTGGACTTCAAGCTGCACTTCACCTGCACCTCGTACTTGGTCACCACGCCATGCTACAG TGACGCGTTTGCGAAGTTGTTGGAGTCCGGGGACCTGAGCATGAGCTCAGTCAAGGTTGATGGCATTAGTATGTCCTTCCAGAACGTTCTGGCAAAGATCTGTTTTCACCACCATTTTTCCG TTGTGGAGCGGGTGGACTCCTGCGCCTCCATGTACAGCCGTTCCATCCAGGGCCACCACGTCTGCCTCCTGGTGAAGAAG GGTGAGAAGTCGGTGTCGGTGGACGGGAAGTGCAGCGATTCAACGCTGCTGAGCAACGTGCTGGAGGAGATGAAGGAAACGCTGGCCAAATGCTGA